The window CCCTGAGTTATCCTCAAAGTTATCCACAATAGAGAGGCCTTCTTCTACACAACCGATTAAATCTTGCTATATTGATAGAGTCTTAAACATCAACAGCTAATCAGCAATCACTAACCATCAATGATTGCTGCTTGATTATTTGCGTAACGAGTAGATCAAACTAATCGGAAGGTTCAGGAGGAGAGATCATGAAACAACTTTGTAGCAGTAGTGCCACTATCTATGCATTTGATAAAAACAATTCCCCCAAATTACGCGTGAGAGCAGGTGAACAGATCAAAATCATCACAAAAGATTGCTTTAGCAATCAGGTGGATGATGATCATCGCCTCGCCGATATTAACTGGAACCAAATCAATCCCGCTACAGGACCGATCTTTGTTGAAGGAGCTGAAGCCGGCGATATTTTAAAAGTGAGCATCGATTCAATTACTGTAGCAGATCAAGGTGTCTGTGCCGTTGGTCCTGGATTTGGACTGATCCCACTGCCGGAGATGACCCAAAAAATTATTCCCATCCGAAATCAACAACTTCACTTTAGTGATGAGATTATCCTTCCACTCAATCCGATGATTGGTGTCATCGGTGTTGCTCCCAAAGATGAACCTATCTCCACAGGTACGCCAGCCGAACATGGTGGCAACATGGATACCAAGCTGATTAAAGAGGGCGCGACGCTCTATCTCCCGATCTTTGTTAAAGGTGCGCTCTTTGCCTTGGGGGATCTGCATGCCGCGATGGGAGATGGGGAGATTGGTGGCTCTGGCGTTGAAGTTGCTGGAGAGGTTATTGTCACGCTCGATCTTATCAAAGAGCAAAAGCTTACTCATCCTGTTGTTGAAAACGAGGAGAGCTTTGCCTTTTTGGTTTCACGTAAAACAATTGATGATGCTCTTACAGAAGCGACTAATATCGGCGTTCAAAAATTAGCGGAAAAACTTAAAATCTCCCTAGAAGAGGCGACGATGCTCGGTAGCATCGCTTGTGATGTTGAAATCAGCCAATTAGTTGATCCTCAATTAACTGCACGATTTGTAATCCCTAAAAAATTACTACCCCATCTCTTTTAGCTCTCACTAAAAGCGCATCACTAAAACAATCATCAAAAAAGGGGAAAGCCTAATCTTTCCCCTTCTTTCTGTCTACTATCCTCGCAACAACCTCGATAACTACATACTGTTTTCAACAATGGCTCACGAAAGTGCTATCGCGCTTTAAAAGAGATACAGTTTTGCAATTATCCTGCAGTCTCATCCCAGTTTTTACCGCTTCCTACCTCAACAATCAACGGAACATCAAGCTTAAGAACATCGGTCATTGCATCGACTAATAATGCCCGGACATCTTCCATCTGCTCAATAGGCGTTTCTAAAATCAGCTCATCATGCACCTGGAGTAACATTTTTGCTGAAAGATGAGGATTTTCCGCTAAAGATCGGTCCACCTTTAACATCGCTAACTTAATAATATCTGCGGCCGTTCCTTGAAGGGGAGCATTAATGGCAACACGTTCCGCCCCCGATCGCGCAATCGCATTGCTACTATGAATTCCAGGAAGATAGAGTCGACGTCCTAAAGCTGTCTCTACATACCCTTTTTCTTTCGCCTTCTCTTTCGCCTCTTCCATATAATTTAAAACGCCGGTATAACGACTAAAATAGAGACTAATATACTCTTGCGCTTGGGTACGGGAGATCCCCAACTGCTTCGCCAAACCAAAAGCTCCCATACCATAGATCAAGCCAAAGTTAATTGCCTTTGCCGCTCTACGCTCAGCCCCTGTCACCTTCTCTAAGGGAATACCGAATACCTCTGCTGCTGTTGCCGCATGAATATCTTTCCCCTCATTAAATGCTTTTAACATCATCTCATCTTGAGAGAAGTGCGCCATTAAACGGAGCTCAATTTGTGAATAGTCCGCGGCTAATAGAGTTGAGCCCTCTTTAGCAATAAAAGCTTCCCGAATACGGCGCCCTTCCTTTGTCCGAATCGGAATATTTTGCAAGTTGGGATTTGAAGATGAGAGTCGCCCGGTACTTGTCTGCGCCTGATTAAAAGAGGTATGAACGCGCCCGGTATCAGGATTGATCTCAGCGACAAGAGAGTCAGTATAAGTTGAGCGGAGTTTAGAAAACTCACGATACTCAATAATAATTTTCGGTAAAGGATAATCCTCTGCTAATTTTTGTAAAACATCTTCCGCCGTTGAAGGTGCCCCTTTAGGTGTCTTCTTAATCACCGGCAGTCCCAGTTTTTCAAAGAGAATCTCTCCAACCTGCTTCGATGAGCTCATATTAAACTCTTCTCCGGCAAGCTCATATGCTTTCGCTTCAAGCTCCGCTAGATTCTCCCCAAACTCGGCACTTAAATTCTCTAAATGCTGAGCATCCACTAAAATCCCTTCATGTTCCATCTTTGCAAGAACAGAGATTAAAGGAACTTCTATCTCCTGATAGACCTTATATTGTGTCACCTCAGAGCGGAGTCGCGGTAAGATACTTCGCTGTAATTGCAAGGTAATATCGGCATCTTCACAAGCATAAAAGCTAGCGATCTCAATATCGATCTCATCAAAGCGTTTCTGCGAACGCCCTTTGCCGGCAATCTCTTCAAAAGGGGTTGTCTTAAAGCCTAAATAGAGCTCCGCTAATGCATCCATATTGTGGCGGTTCCCGGTAGGATCATAGATATAACTTGCAAGCATAGTATCATCAACAATTCCACGTAACTCCACACCATGACGCTTTAAGATATGCCAATCAAACTTAATATTTTGTCCAACTTTAGGAATCTCTGCATCTTCTAAAATTGGTTTTAAACGCGTCATCACCTCCTCTATCTGCAATGGACTTTCTACTCCCGCCTGTTTAAAGGGGATATAGATCGCACTGCCCGGAGCTACCGAAAGAGAGAGCCCCACAAGATTAGAACGCATAAATTCCAATCCATCAGTCTCCGTATCGAGTGCTAAAAGCGCGGTCTCAGGAATCAAGGAGAGATACTGTTCAAGCTCTGCTAGATCTAAAATGGTTCGATAAGATTTTTTTGCCGGCAATGTAGGATTAATCCAATGCGCGGCAAGCTCTACTTGATCACTTGCAACCGATTGTGCAACAGGCGGAACAAAGCTCTCTCCACCACCAGCTTGATCAAGCTCTAAGAGCAACTGGCGGAATCCAAAATCTTGATAGACCTCCCGCAAACGCCCGATAAAAGGGGGATTGGGGGTTAAATCCTCCACCTTTACAGGTAAAGGCGCATTGAGGAGCAGTGTCGTCAACTCTTTAGAGAGCTTCAAAATATCTAAACTATCTCTGAGTCGTTCACCCACCTTACCTTTAATCTTTTCAGCATTTTCTACAATTGCATCTAAATCACCCCACTCATGAATCCACTTTGCAGCTGTTTTAGGACCGACCCCTTGAATCCCCGGGATATTATCGGCACTATCACCCATCAAAGCTAAGTAATCACGAACCTGTTCAGGATAGACACCATACTTCTCAAAGATCTCAGACCGACCTAACATCTCATTTTTCATGCCGTCATACATTGTAATCACATCATCTTCTACCAATTGTGCAAGATCTTTATCACTTGAAGCGATAATCGTGCGCAAGCCCTTCGCTTTCGCTTCAACTGCTAAGGTAGCGATTACATCATCCGCCTCAATTCCAGGAATAGAGATCCGTGGAAAGCCCATCAGATCGATAATTTCATATAGTGGCTCAATTTGCGCGCGCAGATCATCCGGCATTGGTGGTCGATGTGCTTTATAATCTTCAAAGAGATCATTCCGAAAGCTCTTCCCACTTGCATCAAAGATAACCCCTAGATAATCTGGCTTAAATTCCCGCACTAGTTTTTCAAACATACTAATCACACCACGAATCGCTCCCGTCGGTCGTCCATCTGGGCTTTTAAGGGGCGGTAGCGCATGAAATGCACGGAAAAGAAAGTTAGAACCATCAACGACTAAAAATGTTTTTGACATGGGTGAAATTAAACCTTTTGATTAATCTATGCTGCAATTGTGCGATCGATAAAAACTTCGATAAAAGTTCGAGAAGCGTATAAGACAACCTCGATTGACCCTCGATTATACAAAAAAAGCAGGAATTTAGCTCCTGCTTCTCATCTTCTATGCCATTTTCTATATTCACTCTTCTTATCTACAAGCTATAAAACTTATCCCTATTGAGATACTTAAGTTATCAGAGAAGCTGATAAGATCCGCTGAGCAAATAGGATTATAAATTGAGTTATAAATTGAGTTATAAGTAGAATTAAAAACAGAACTATGAAACAAAGTTATTGTAGATAAAGATTACCAAAATAATCGATAAAAAACCTGCCAAAATCTGACGAATGCGCTTTACTGGCAAGATATAGACCAGCTTTGCACCAATAGGAGCGAAGATCACACTAGTAATAGAGAGCCCTATTACAGCTGGATAGTAGACAAAACCTAAAGAAGATTCTGGTACCCCTTCAACGCTCATCCCATTAAAGATCGCGCTCCCTGCTCCCGCAGCTGCCATAATCATCCCAACTGCCGAAGAGGATGCAATCGCATTTTTCATCTTATAGCCGATCTTGCTCAAGACTGGCACAATCATTACACCACCACCAATTCCAACAAAACTTGAGACAAAACCGATCACCCCTCCTACTAATATAAAGAGGGGCTTAGCAAAGTGAGAGACGCTCTCGGCCTCCTTCTTCGATGCTGTACGCAACATATTGTAAATTGTATAAGCGAGGAAGATACAGAAGAGTAACTGCAATATCAGATCATTCATCATCTTTACAACAAGGCTACCAATAGAAACCCCAACAATTGCACCGATCCCTAGCAGAAAAACAACTCCCCACATCACCGATCCTCTTCTTTGGTGAGCAATAACTGAAGAGAGGCTTGTAATTCCAACAACAGCAAAAGAGGTACCTAAAGCAACCTTCATAATCAATTCAGGATCAACACCGATCGAGACTAAGAAGAAAACAACAGTTGGTACAACAACCGTTCCACCACCAACGCCTAATAGTCCCGAAATAAGACCAATAATACAGCCTAAAAAAAGAAATATTAATAACTCAATGCCCATCCTATCCTCACTTCCCGATATTTTCCCTAATATATAATAGTTACCATCTCAATAGCTCATCAAACACTACTGAAAGACGCTTTTCTTTGATTAACCATCTGTTAACATTAACGACCACTCATTACCGAACACTCAATATACTATATAACTATATAATATATAATTCATAAATGAGCAATGAATAAACCTTATAACTTATCGCTCGATGTACCCAAGTCGTTATATCCTAAGCCGTTATATAATTGTTCACCCATTCAGCCATTTCGGTTATTTCAGTAGTTTCGGCTATCTCCTCACATTCTAACCGTTTCTCTCGTCAATCCGATCTTACTTGTAGCTAATCATTCAATTAAAAGATCAACAATATCATATCTTCTCATTAACGAGCTGCTTTTCCCTCCCTATTTTACGCATATCTCCTTTAGAGAATAAGAGATTAAAGAGCGCTCGATTTCATACTATTACACTATCAAAAATAGCAACAGAAACTGCATCAAAAACATCTTTAAAAATATGCTTAAAAACAGATAGTTATCTCAAAACTCTATTTGTAAAGATAAAAAAATGGTCCCAAAAATAATTTAATGTTTGCTTTTTCTAATTAGAATTGATACTCATAAAGGTGTCGGCTTAATAAAATTTTGTGCTTAGATTGATAAAAAATATCAATAATAGATCACCACAATCTAGGCACATTCAAAGGAGGACTAAACTAAAGAGAGAATATACTCTCACGGTTTAGTAGATATGGTGAAGTAGTATCGAAGTCTCAAAAGAAGAAGAAAAATAAGAGACCAGATAGGCTTACAGATCTAGGAACCTACGTTTGTAAGGCGTAGGTTCCTAGGTTATTATTCAAGATGGCTCTGCGGTAAATTCGTCTAATTTACTCGGGGGCTCATCTTGAAGCTGGTAGCGAACTATTCAATGACGTTGCGCTCAAAGTAACAGGTGCCATTAGAGAGAACTCTAAAGTAGAAAGTTAAAGAAAAATCAATTCGATCTTCTCCTGAAATCTTCCTTAAAATCCCCTATAATTGTATAATTTGTTATTTCATTTTCAGTGAAAAATAGTGTGAGTTCTATCTATTATCAAAAATAAGACTCCACTATTTAATCTATTTGATATTTAAGGACTTCAATTATGCGATCACACTACTGCGGACTCGTCAACGAGGCGCTTCTCGATAAAACGGTTACCCTCTCTGGCTGGGTACATCGTCGCCGCGACCATGGCGGAATTATTTTCGTAGATCTTCGAGATAGAGAGGGAATCGTGCAAGTGGTTATCGACCCTGCACATCTCACAACTCCTTTTGAAGAAGCAGAGAAGATTCGAAATGAATTTGTTATCAAAATTGAGGGTGAAGTTATTGCTCGTCCTGAAGGGATGGTGAATCCTAATATTGTTTCAGGCAAGATCGAAGTCGTTGCAAAACGCTTAGAGATCCTCAATAGCGCAGCACCACTTCCTTTCCAACTAGGTGATGATAAAACATCAGAAGAGGTTCGCCTTAAATATCGCTATCTTGATCTTCGCGATACGCGCATGCATCAAAATATTATGTTACGTTCAAAAGTAACACGCTATATTCGAAAAGCACTTGACGAGCAAGGCTTCCTCGATATTGAAACACCTTTCCTCACAAAAGCAACACCAGAAGGAGCTCGCGACTACGTCGTTCCCTCACGTGTTCATCATGGTGAATTCTTTGCACTTCCACAGAGTCCACAACTCTTTAAGCAACTATTAATGGTCAGTGGTTTTGATCGCTACTACCAGATCGTTCGCTGCTTCCGCGATGAAGATCTTCGCGCAGATCGCCAGCCTGAATTTACCCAGGTGGATATCGAAACATCATTCCTCTCTTCTGATCAAATTATGGATATTGCAGAGAAGATGATTCGCGATGTATTTAAAGAGTCAATCGATGTTGATCTTGGCGATAACTTCCCACGTATGACTTGGCATGAGGCGATGGCTCGCTTTGGCTCTGATAAGCCAGATCTTCGTATCCCTCTTGAATTCACAGAAGTCACTGAATTGATGAAAGGATGTGAGTTTAAGGTCTTCAAAGATGCAGCAAATCGTGAAAATGGTCGTGTGGTTGCGCTCAATATTCCCAATGCATCGGATCAATTTACCCGTCGTCACATCGATGAGTATACTGAGTTTGTCGGTCGTTATGGTGCGAAAGGTCTTGCCTATATTCGTGTCAATGATGTTGCCGCTGGCCGCGATGGCTTGCAATCCCCTATCGTTAAATTCTTAGATGATGCAACGCTTACAGCACTTCTTGAAGCAACGAATGCTAAAAATAATGACATCATCTTCTTTGGTGCCGATAAAGCGACTATCGTCAATGATGCTATTGGTGCGCTTCGCGTGAAAATCGGTAAGGATCTTAACCTATTAACCTGTAAATGGGCGCCGATGTGGGTTGTTGACTTCCCGATGTTTGAATATGATGAGGAGGCGAAACGTTATGTTGCCGTTCACCATCCCTTCACAACGCCTAAAACAGGTATCGAGTCACTTAGCGATCCTGCAAACTCTATTGCCAACGCTTATGACCTCGTCCTCAACGGCACAGAGCTTGGTGGCGGATCAATCCGTATCTTCAAACATGATGTCCAGATGAAGGTCTTTGAATTACTCGGGATCGATAAAGCAGAAGCAGAAGAGAAATTTGGCTTCCTTCTTGATGCACTTAAATATGGCGCACCGCCTCACGGGGGAATCGCCTTTGGACTTGACCGTTTAGTGATGTTGATGGCAGAAGCAAGTTCAATCCGTGATGTGATCGCTTTCCCGAAAACACAGTCAGCCGCATGTCTCTTAACTGAAGCACCAGCTCATATCAGCCAAGCACAATTAGATGAGCTTGCGATCGCTGTTGTTGAAGATGAGAAAGAGATGCAGAAATAGTAAGCAGCAAGAAGTTGAGTTAAAGTTAAAACTTCAAACGAACGATACTCTTCAAGTAGACAAAAACCCCTATGATGGAAGTGCTCACAAACACCGCCATCTAGGGGTTTCTCTATATCTACTCTCTATCCTTAATACAATCCTAAATATCTGTTTCAGAGATCTACTTTACCTATCTCTATCTCTTTATCTATCTCTACTTTTACCACTTCCAATGTGTACAAAAAATAAATAGCTGACCGGCCAATCAACTATCAACTATCAACAGCCTAAAATTGAGACAAAAAAATCCCCTAAGGAGGATTGATCCTTAGGGGTAAATTGTCGGTTTTATCTCTAGGGGGATGCATATAAACCGACAAGGGACATAATCACTTTCACTAATTTTACAAAGAGGTAGAGAGAGATCACGCCACCGAGCCATAAACCCATCATCCAGAAGAGTTGCGACTTCAATGATCTCTTCTTACCATGATTTCGAGTATCGCCTTGCTCTCTATCTTGCCCTTTTTTAGCAGATACTTGAGCTGCTTCTACCTTTCCCTTGAGCTCGTTGAACACTTCTCTCTCCTGTTCCATCTTAGTACCCCTCTCCTTGCACCTTACCTCTGAAAACATAGTAGATATAACCGGTATAGATCAGCACGAGGGGAATAAAGATCAACGCCCCGACTAGAGAGAAGGTTAGAGTCGACTCTGGTGCCGCTGCCATAAAGATAGTGACCTGAAATGGAACAATATAGGGAAGAAGGAAGCCCACTAACGCGCCAGCACCTAAGACAGCCATTAATAACGAATAGATAAAGGGTTGCCAATGGGTATTCGGATTTTGAATTGAACGCATCAAGATAAAGGCAACAATAATCGCTACAAAATAGAGCGCACCAAAGAGATAGACCTTCCAGAGATTTTCCGCCATAAAGAGCTGCTCTTGCCAAATCATTAAGGTCCATACCAAAATAATAGTAGCTAGGAGGAAGAAGATCAGCGCAATCTTACGCGTTAAGCTTCGAATATGCGCCTGTAACGCTCCTTCAGTCTTCTTAATCGCCCAGGTTGAACCTAATAGAGCATAAAAAGCGGTGAGACCCAATCCTGAAACAATCGAAAATGGTGAGAGCCAAGCCCAGATACCACCAGCCATAACTAGATCTAATGCCCCTTTAGAGACATATCCTTCTGGTGCATTGATCGCATCTACCGCCGGCATAAAATCAAAACCTTGCACTAAAGCGCCCGCGATCACCCCTTGAAAGAAGCCTGCGAAGAGCGACCCTAAAAAGAAGGCATTATTCCAAAAATTACGGCGTTGCTCAGAAACACGTCCACGAAACTCAAAAGAAACACCCCTAAAAATCAAGGCCATCAAAAGGAGTATCACCGGTATATAGAAGCCCGATAACACTACAGAGTAAGCGATCGGGAAGATTCCAAAAAGTGCGGCGCCTCCCAAAATAAGCCAAGTCTCATTTCCATCCCATACCGGACCGATACTATTCATTAACGTCGTTCGATCATCTTCACTCTTCACGAAGGGATAGAGCATTCCTACCCCTAAGTCAAAGCCATCTAGAACGACATAGATCGCTACACCCAATAGGATAATACCTGCCCAGATGATAACTAACATATTGTAATCCATTATTGACTCCTTACTGCTCAGCTACAGCAACATCAGAACTTTGAGGTCCTCTGCGCAAAATACGGAAAAGGATCGTCACTCCAAATAAGAAGACTACGAGGTAAGCAATCACAAAGAGCGCTAATGACACCGTTAAATCTCCTGCGGTATGTATAAAAGAGTGTCCCTCAGTAACGCGCATAATGTTATAGACCAACCAAGGCTGACGACCAATCTCTGTGACAAACCAACCGGCTAAGACTGAGATTAAACCACTAGGCCCCATCCATAATGCAAAGCGGAGCAACCCTTTCTTCTCACCCAGAGTCTTCTTATGCCGTTGCCAAACACCCCAAATTCCTAAAATCACCATTAAGAAACCTAATCCTACCATCACGCGGAAAGACCAGAAGACCCAACCGACAGGAGGAATATCCTCTTTAGGAAATGCTTTTAAATTCGCGACTTTCCCATCTAATGAGTGGGTTAGAATAAGGCTTGCGGCATAGGGAATCTCAATGGAGAAATAGTTCTTCTGCTCTTCTTGATTAGGAATTGCAAAGAGAATAAAACCTGTTCCCTCCCCTTCAGGCGTTGCATCCCAATGCCCTTCGATCGCTGCTAATTTTGTTGGCTGGTGATCTCGAACATTCAGCCCATGGATATCACCGATAACCACTTGGAAGATAGAGACAAAGAAGAGCGTTACTAACGACATGCTCAACATCTTCTTAACCGCTGCGTTACGATTACCTCGTAAGAGATGCCAAGCGGCTGTTCCCGAAATGATTAACGTTGCCGTCAAAAGCGCAGCAGTTAACATATGCACCATACGAATCGGTAAAGAGGCGCTAAAAAGAATTGCTAACCAATCTTTTACAACAACAGCACCATCAACAATCTCAATCGCACCTGACTCAAGAGATGGTGGTGTCTGCATAAAACTGTTAGAGACTAAGATCCAATAAGCAGAGAATGTAGTTCCTATCGCAACCATTGCTGTTGCAAAAAAGTGCATCTTAGGGCCAACACGATCCCGACCAAACAACATAATTCCTAAGAAGCCCGCTTCTAAGAAGAATGCAGTAATCACTTCATAGATTAATAGAGGTCCTGTTACCGATCCTGAAAACTTAGAAAACTCACTCCAATTTGAACCAAACTGGAAGGCCATCACCACTCCTGAGACAACCCCCATTGAAAATGCAACGGCAAAAAACTTCACCCAAAAATTATAAATATCCATATAGACTGGTTTTTTTGTCTTCAACCAGAGTCCCTCTAGCACAACGAGCCACATTCCTAGCCCAATTGTAATTGCCGGAAAGATAATATGGAATGAGACCGTAAACGCAAATTGGATCCGCGCTAACAAAATTGCACTCATCATATCTACTCCATAAACATGAGATCTAATCACTTGTAGTGCAGTCATTACAGCCAAAACTACATAATACCTACAACTACAAACCTATACCTTTTTGCTTCTTCTTAAATTAGGGCAAATAGCATGAATACAATATTATCAAATCCCATATTTTATAAATAATACCTTTATTGTGATCCTCATATACCTTTTTGTTATATATACTACTCTCGCCTCTTAAAAGACGCTTAATTGCTCAAGATAAAGAGAACCTTGGGAGAGCAATCGACACAACATGTTGAAAATAGGGTAATATCATAGATAAGATCTTGATCAATTTCTCTTAAGAATCACTCAAGAGTATCTACACAATAATGATGAAGATATCTAGGAAGACACCCCAAAAACCAAATAAAAAGCCAAATAGTTAAAAAACAAGTTAAAAACAGATAAAACCAAGAAAATCAATAAAAACAATTAGTTGAAATAATTTGAAATAATTAAGGGAATAATATGGAAAATAGACAACTACACTATTTCGTGATGGTTGCAGAACTTGGCAGTGTAGCGGCGGCTTCAAGATCACTACATATTGCCCAACCCGCCATCACTCGACAGATTAAGAACCTTGAAGAGACCATCGGTGTTACCCTCTTTGAAAGGCATGCTAGAGGAATGGTATTAACATCTGCCGGAAGAAAGTTTTATCAAGATGCTCTCAATATTCTCAATGCTATTGAGCGTGCAAAATCACAGGCGGTAAAAGCAGATCGAGGCGATATTGGTTACCTCAAAATTGGGATTACGCCACAACACATCTGGCTCACTGAAGTGCAACAACACTTAAGTGAATTTCGAAAATATAACCCTGAAATCTCCCTGAATGTCTGCACAATGCACTCCCGAAAACAGATTATGGCACTTCGTAATGGGGAGCTAGATGCCGGCTTTATGTTTATCCGGCCACAAGATGATAATGATTTTTTAGGTCGATTTCTCTATAAAGAATCGATGCTTCTGGCAGTTAATAAAAACTCACCTTTTGCTGATCATCCGCCCGAAAAGATCGACCAATTACGTTCAGAACCCTTTATCTGGTCACCGGAAAATCAAGCTTTTGACCTCTATAAAATGATTATTGATGAGTTAAGACGCCATGATTTCACCCCAAAAATTGATCATGAAGGTTGCGATTACAACTCTATGTTGAGCCTTGTCTCTGCAGGCCGAGGATATACCTTTGTGCCGGCAGTAGCCAAATATCTGAAGGTTTACGATGTTGTAATGCATGAGTTGCCGGAGCTTGATGTGACATTTGACCTTGAGCTTGTCTGGCGACGAGATAATGCCAACCCTAGCCTGCCCCACTTTATTAAGAACTACAATCATCAGATGCGAAGACTTACTTGATAAGTAATGGTGTGTGGAGAATAGAGAACAAGAAATGAGAAATGGGAAATGGGAAATGGACGGTTCTTATCAAGATACATATTAATAATATTGATTAATAATGCTAATTAATATTGAGCCTCTCTCCCACCCTCTTTTTTTTAAAATATTTCAAGAGTCCTTAGGTTTACAAAAAGTTAGGGAAAGCCCCATCTTTTCTTATCCTAAATATCAAAAGTGTTCTCACCTTACCGATCAATCTGCGGTATAATGGAGCAGAAATGTATTGATTTTAAGGAGAAAGGGATGTCGATGATTGAAGATACAGGAATTAACTTCACAGATTCTGCAGCACTTAAGGTAAAGAGCTTAATCGAAGAGGAAGGTGATTCAACACTTAAACTTCGTGTCTATATCCAAGGCGGTGGCTGTTCAGGCTTCCAATATGGATTTGCATTTGCCAATGAAGTAGAAGAGGGTGATGTTGAAGTTGTGAACCAAGATGTAGTGCTCTTAATTGATCCATTAAGTTACCAATATTTAGTGGGCGCTGAGATCGATTATGTCAATGATCTACAAGGTGAGCAATTTGTAATCCGTAACCCCAATGCTACAACAACTTGTGGATGTGGTAACTCATTTAGTGCTTAATGCAGCATGAGAAATCAGTTCATGAAGATTCGTAACTGATCACTATAGATTGCACCTATCTAAAAGTTCGTTAGATAGGTGTTTTTTTATCTATAATATAATAGATTATATCAGTTTAGCTAAGTCTAAAAAATAACT of the Ignatzschineria indica genome contains:
- a CDS encoding cytochrome ubiquinol oxidase subunit I; amino-acid sequence: MMSAILLARIQFAFTVSFHIIFPAITIGLGMWLVVLEGLWLKTKKPVYMDIYNFWVKFFAVAFSMGVVSGVVMAFQFGSNWSEFSKFSGSVTGPLLIYEVITAFFLEAGFLGIMLFGRDRVGPKMHFFATAMVAIGTTFSAYWILVSNSFMQTPPSLESGAIEIVDGAVVVKDWLAILFSASLPIRMVHMLTAALLTATLIISGTAAWHLLRGNRNAAVKKMLSMSLVTLFFVSIFQVVIGDIHGLNVRDHQPTKLAAIEGHWDATPEGEGTGFILFAIPNQEEQKNYFSIEIPYAASLILTHSLDGKVANLKAFPKEDIPPVGWVFWSFRVMVGLGFLMVILGIWGVWQRHKKTLGEKKGLLRFALWMGPSGLISVLAGWFVTEIGRQPWLVYNIMRVTEGHSFIHTAGDLTVSLALFVIAYLVVFLFGVTILFRILRRGPQSSDVAVAEQ
- a CDS encoding LysR family transcriptional regulator; translation: MENRQLHYFVMVAELGSVAAASRSLHIAQPAITRQIKNLEETIGVTLFERHARGMVLTSAGRKFYQDALNILNAIERAKSQAVKADRGDIGYLKIGITPQHIWLTEVQQHLSEFRKYNPEISLNVCTMHSRKQIMALRNGELDAGFMFIRPQDDNDFLGRFLYKESMLLAVNKNSPFADHPPEKIDQLRSEPFIWSPENQAFDLYKMIIDELRRHDFTPKIDHEGCDYNSMLSLVSAGRGYTFVPAVAKYLKVYDVVMHELPELDVTFDLELVWRRDNANPSLPHFIKNYNHQMRRLT
- the erpA gene encoding iron-sulfur cluster insertion protein ErpA; translated protein: MEQKCIDFKEKGMSMIEDTGINFTDSAALKVKSLIEEEGDSTLKLRVYIQGGGCSGFQYGFAFANEVEEGDVEVVNQDVVLLIDPLSYQYLVGAEIDYVNDLQGEQFVIRNPNATTTCGCGNSFSA